A region from the Brassica napus cultivar Da-Ae chromosome C8, Da-Ae, whole genome shotgun sequence genome encodes:
- the LOC106412462 gene encoding cytochrome P450 77A3, producing the protein MDLTDAIIFLFALYFLNLWWRRYSSSRSSQCRMNIPPGPKGWPLVGNLLQVIFQGRHFVFIMRDLRKKYGPIFTMQMGQRTMIIVTDEKLIHEALVQRGPTFASRPPDSPIRLIFSVGKCAINSAEYGSLWRTLRRNFVTELVTPTRVKQCSWIRTWAMENHMKRIQTESVEKGFVEVMSQCRLTICSILICLCFGAKISEEKIKNIENVLKDVMLITSPKLPDFLPVFTPLFRRQVREARELRKTQLECLVPMIKNRRAFVDAKESPNEEMVSPIGAAYVDSLFTLKPVERGGELRDEEIVTLCSEIVSAGTDTSATTLEWALHHLVTDQNIQEKLYEEVVGVVGKNGVVEEDDVAKMPYLEAIVKETLRRHPPGHFLLSHAAVKDTELGGYDIPAGAYVEFYTAWVTENPEIWSDPGMFRPERFLAGGDGVNADWTGTRGVTMLPFGAGRRICPAWSLGILHINLMLARMIHSFKWIPVPDSPPDPTETYAFTVVMKNSLKARIQSRT; encoded by the coding sequence ATGGATCTTACTGATGCTATCATTTTCTTGTTTGCTCTCTATTTTCTCAACCTATGGTGGCGCCGCTACTCCTCCTCCCGAAGCAGCCAATGTCGCATGAACATCCCGCCGGGACCAAAAGGTTGGCCACTAGTCGGAAACCTACTCCAAGTCATATTCCAAGGTCGACATTTCGTCTTCATAATGCGTGACTTACGTAAAAAGTACGGTCCAATATTCACCATGCAAATGGGACAACGTACGATGATTATTGTCACGGACGAGAAACTCATCCACGAAGCTCTAGTCCAACGCGGCCCTACGTTCGCTTCCCGCCCACCGGACTCGCCGATCCGCCTCATTTTTAGCGTCGGAAAATGCGCTATCAACTCGGCTGAGTACGGATCTTTGTGGCGGACTCTGAGGAGGAACTTTGTGACAGAGCTTGTGACCCCGACGAGAGTTAAGCAGTGCTCGTGGATAAGGACGTGGGCTATGGAAAATCATATGAAGAGGATTCAAACGGAGAGTGTTGAGAAAGGTTTCGTCGAGGTTATGAGTCAGTGTAGGCTAACGATCTGTAGCATCTTGATATGTCTTTGTTTCGGAGCCAAGATCAGCGAGGAAAAGATCAAGAACATAGAGAATGTTCTTAAGGACGTCATGCTTATAACTTCTCCGAAGTTACCAGACTTTTTACCGGTTTTCACTCCGTTATTTCGGCGTCAGGTTAGAGAAGCGAGAGAGCTAAGGAAGACGCAGCTAGAGTGTCTCGTGCCAATGATTAAGAACCGTCGTGCCTTTGTTGACGCTAAGGAGAGTCCTAACGAAGAGATGGTGAGTCCCATTGGTGCAGCTTATGTGGATTCTTTGTTTACTTTGAAGCCGGTGGAGAGAGGCGGTGAGCTCCGAGATGAAGAGATAGTGACTTTATGTTCGGAGATTGTCTCGGCCGGTACGGACACAAGTGCAACTACGCTTGAATGGGCGTTACATCATCTAGTGACCGACCAAAACATTCAAGAGAAGCTGTACGAGGAAGTTGTTGGAGTTGTTGGCAAAAACGGCGTCGTTGAGGAAGACGACGTGGCGAAAATGCCTTACTTGGAGGCAATAGTGAAAGAGACTCTCCGTAGACATCCTCCGGGACATTTTCTTCTCTCTCACGCCGCCGTGAAAGATACGGAGCTTGGCGGGTATGATATTCCGGCAGGGGCGTATGTGGAGTTTTACACTGCTTGGGTTACTGAGAACCCGGAGATTTGGTCGGATCCGGGTATGTTTCGACCCGAACGGTTTTTAGCCGGTGGAGATGGTGTTAATGCTGACTGGACCGGTACACGTGGTGTAACAATGTTGCCTTTTGGTGCGGGTCGTCGGATCTGTCCGGCTTGGTCATTGGGGATTCTACACATTAACTTGATGCTTGCTAGGATGATCCATTCGTTTAAATGGATCCCGGTTCCAGATTCTCCACCCGACCCGACCGAGACTTACGCGTTTACCGTCGTGATGAAGAATTCTCTCAAAGCCCGGATCCAGTCAAGGACTTGA
- the LOC106413655 gene encoding LOW QUALITY PROTEIN: putative F-box/LRR-repeat/kelch-repeat protein At1g11620 (The sequence of the model RefSeq protein was modified relative to this genomic sequence to represent the inferred CDS: inserted 1 base in 1 codon), which yields MKKHWSKLMTVSIPQSLMFPKCSSYFVENNGKLVLSVCGIKYIKVYIAEKDDECQNVENLSMDPLIXGSGFYYVPSLLPLVLMKRKEVRFYLKIDL from the exons ATGAAGAAGCATTGGAGTAAGCTTATGACAGTTTCTATACCTCAATCTTTGATGTTTCCTAAATGTTCAAGTTACTTCGTTGAGAACAACGGTAAGCTTGTGCTATCTGTTtgtggcataaaatatattaaagtttACATTGCAGAAAAAGATGATGAGTGTCAAAACGTTGAAAATCTTTCAATGGATCCTTTAA GTGGTTCTGGTTTCTACTATGTTCCGAGCTTGCTTCCATTGGTTCTGATGAAGCGAAAAGAAGTcaggttttatttaaaaatagatttatga